Proteins encoded in a region of the Bubalus bubalis isolate 160015118507 breed Murrah chromosome 9, NDDB_SH_1, whole genome shotgun sequence genome:
- the REXO1 gene encoding RNA exonuclease 1 homolog: protein MLRSTGFFRAIDCPYWAGAPGGPCRRPYCHFRHRGARGPGAPGEGGAVSPAAGLGYDPYNPELPKPPAQRENGALGRGIDSCSDILELELVNQAIEAVRSEVELEQRRYQELLETARECGSAEAPVLAPHGPAACPATSLDGDAFPLSFDYNPSGHGLLSPDASYQPTPLAATAEPGCKYSLASPDRAQGHGGGGGGALEYVPKAVGQPRRYSRPVSSSKYVVDNSKPSTDLEYDPLSNFSARLLSRASTKDERAPKRPRSSRGSEPYTPAPKKPCDPFGSCDARFSDSDDDAVVAPGDKSVTTSPPRVQGGAESKAPGKPGSREGPELEEGSLRETKEMAVQCDVEDLGPPPRSPGRPPLAKPSSPARAAPERSSPKEGRPKKKSGVPPTASHKDSVRKTDKGKDGARGRPAEKPAADRRGPQAGSPRHKAERPQGTKKKPSSATPVASSGKGRPERPGPLPSPAQGAAHQPSDRIAGKTLSGKLAERKALSLDEGAPRDAPKLPRRTLSHAELFGDESEDEDPRPQAPATRPLAPPSLSSSSDSDSDSSLGLSAARGPPKRLKASPPPSSSSSSGAGSDVDYSALEKEVDFDSDPMEECLRIFNESTAVKTEDKGRLARQPSKEEKTEDKGHSGLTTLFPGQKRRISHLSKQGKEVEPTRRGPAPPARPPTAQEVCYRRAQQAQRESAGWLQATQQLSEKPSSVHISAPGEKRRIAHVPNPLLAAAPTGAKRTLSASSSQPPSGPEPGSQPLKTRTLSGMASKTTTTVAPKRVAHSPSLQSLKKPIIPKEFGGKVPTVIRQRYLNLFIEECLKFCSSNQEAIEKALNEEKVAYDRSPSKNIYLNVAVNTLKKLRGLGPGTGAGLNKTSGRRVVSHEVVLGGKLAARTSFSLSRPSSPRVEDLKGAALYSRLKEYLLTEGQLKENGYPFPHPEKPGGAVIFTAEEKKPKDSSCRICCRCGTEYLVSSSGRCVREEECYYHWGRLRRNRVAGGWETQYTCCSAAIGSTGCQVAKQHVQDGRKENLEGFVKTFEKELSGDAHPGVYALDCEMSYTTYGLELTRVTVVDTDLQVVYDTFVRPDNEIVDYNTRFSGVTEADLADTSISLRDVQAVLLSMFSSDTVLIGHSLESDLLALKVIHSTVVDTSVLFPHRLGLPYKRSLRNLMADYLRQIIQDNVDGHSSSEDASACMHLVIWKIREDAKTKR from the exons GGCTTGGTTATGACCCGTACAACCCTGAGCTGCCCAAGCCCCCCGCACAGAGGGAGAATGGCGCCCTGGGCAGAGGCATTGATTCCTGCTCAGACATCCTGGAGCTGGAGCTGGTCAACCAGGCCATCGAGGCTGTGCGCTCTGAGGTGGAGCTGGAGCAGAGGCGCTACCAGGAGCTCCTGGAGACGGCCCGGGAGTGCGGTTCAGCTGAGGCCCCCGTCCTGGCACCTCATGGCCCTGCTGCCTGCCCCGCCACCAGCCTGGACGGGGACGCCTTCCCACTGTCCTTCGATTATAACCCCAGCGGCCATGGCCTTTTGAGCCCCGATGCCAGCTATCAGCCCACCCCACTGGCTGCCACCGCTGAGCCTGGCTGCAAGTATTCACTGGCCTCGCCAGATCGGGCTCAGGGCCATGGTGGAGGGGGTGGCGGCGCCCTGGAGTATGTTCCCAAGGCCGTGGGCCAGCCCCGGCGGTACAGCCGCCCCGTCTCCAGCAGCAAGTATGTGGTGGACAACTCTAAGCCATCTACAGACCTGGAGTATGACCCCCTGTCCAACTTCTCTGCCCGCCTGCTCAGCAGGGCCAGCACCAAGGACGAAAGGGCCCCCAAGCGGCCCCGGAGCTCCCGTGGCAGCGAGCCCTACACACCTGCACCCAAGAAGCCCTGTGACCCCTTTGGCAGCTGCGACGCCAGGTTCTCGGACTCGGACGATGACGCTGTTGTCGCTCCGGGTGACAAATCTGTCACCACCAGCCCCCCAAGAGTTCAAGGGGGTGCTGAGAGCAAGGCCCCGGGGAAGCCGGGCTCCAGGGAAGGCCCTGAACTGGAGGAGGGCAGCCTTCGGGAGACCAAGGAGATGGCGGTGCAGTGTGACGTGGAGGATCTCGGGCCACCTCCTCGGAGCCCAGGCAGGCCACCCCTGGCTAAGCCCAGCTCACCAGCCAGGGCTGCGCCAGAGCGCAGCAGCCCCAAGGAGGGGAGGCCTAAGAAGAAAAGTGGGGTGCCACCCACTGCCAGCCACAAGGACAGTGTCCGGAAGACAGATAAGGGTAAGGATGGTGCACGAGGGAGGCCGGCTGAGAAGCCCGCTGCAGACAGGAGGGGCCCGCAGGCCGGCAGCCCCAGGCACAAGGCAGAGCGGCCCCAAGGGACCAAGAAAAAGCCATCTTCAGCCACTCCGGTGGCCAGCTCAGGGAAAGGCCGACCAGAACGGCCAGGACCGTTGCCGAGCCCCGCACAGGGGGCAGCCCACCAACCATCAGATAGGATAGCTGGGAAGACCCTGTCAGGGAAGCTGGCAGAGAGGAAGGCCCTCTCGCTGGACGAGGGCGCCCCCCGGGACGCCCCCAAGCTGCCCAGGCGGACCCTGAGCCATGCCGAGCTCTTCGGGGATGAGAGTGAGGACGAGGACCCGCGGCCCCAGGCGCCAGCCACCAGGCCTCTCGCTCCCCCCAGCCTCAGCTCCAGCTCGGACTCAGACTCGGACTCCAGCCTGGGCCTGTCGGCTGCGCGGGGGCCGCCCAAGCGCCTCaaggcctccccacccccctcctcctCGTCCTCTTCGGGGGCGGGCTCTGACGTGGACTACTcggccctggagaaggaggttGACtttgactctgaccccatggaggaGTGCCTGCGCATCTTCAATGAGTCAACGGCTGTCAAGACTGAGGACAAGGGCCGCCTGGCCCGGCAG CCCTCTAAGGAGGAGAAGACTGAGGACAAGGGGCATTCAGGCCTGACCACGCTGTTTCCTGGGCAGAAGAGGAGGATTTCTCACCTCTCCAAGCAAGGCAAGGAG GTGGAGCCCACTAGGAGAGGCCCTGCACCCCCTGCCCGGCCCCCGACCGCCCAGGAGGTGTGCTACCGACGGGCCCAGCAGGCGCAGAGGGAGTCAGCCGGCTGGCTCCAGGCCACCCAGCAGCTGAGTGAGAAGCCAAGCTCTGTCCACATCTCGGCCCCAGGAGAGAAGCGGAGGATTGCCCATGTCCCCAACCCCCTCCTGGCTGCAG CCCCCACAGGCGCCAAGAGGACCCTCTCGGCCAGCAGCAGCCAGCCCCCCAGCGGCCCCGAGCCAGGCAGCCAGCCCCTGAAGACGCGCACATTGTCGGGCATGGCGTCCAAGACCACCACCACCGTGGCCCCCAAGCGTGTGGCGCATAGCCCGTCCTTACAG AGTTTAAAGAAGCCCATTATCCCAAAAGAGTTTGGGGGCAAAGTCCCTACTGTCATCCGCCAGCGGTATCTCAACCTGTTTATTGAAGAGTGCCTCAAATTTTGCTCTTCTAACCAGGAAGCCATAGAGAAG GCGCTCAACGAGGAGAAGGTAGCCTACGACCGCAGCCCCAGCAAGAACATCTACCTGAACGTGGCTGTGAACACCCTCAAGAAGCTGCGCGGCCTGGGACCGGGTACCGGAGCTGGTCTCAACA AAACCAGCGGCCGGAGGGTGGTGTCCCATGAAGTGGTGCTGGGGGGCAAGTTGGCTGCCAGGACCAGCTTTTCGCTCAGCCGCCCTAGCAGCCCCCGTGTGGAGGATCTGAAAG GGGCCGCCCTCTACAGCCGCCTCAAGGAGTACCTGCTCACGGAGGGCCAGCTCAAGGAGAATGGCTACCCCTTCCCACACCCCGAGAAGCCTGGTGGCGCCGTCATCTTCACAGCCGAGGAGAAGAAACCCAAGGACT CCTCCTGCAGGATCTGCTGCCGCTGCGGCACCGAGTACCTCGTGTCCTCCTCTGGCCGCTGCGTGCGTGAGGAGGAGTGTTACTACCACTGGGGTCGGCTCCGCCGGAACCGAG TGGCCGGTGGCTGGGAGACTCAGTACACGTGCTGCTCAGCTGCCATAGGCTCTACCGGCTGTCAGGTTGCCAAG CAACATGTGCAAGATGGCCGGAAGGAAAACTTGGAAGGGTTCGTGAAGACTTTTGAGAAAGAGCTTTCAGGAGATGCGCATCCAGGAGTCTACGCCCTCGACTGTGAGATG TCCTACACCACGTACGGCCTGGAGCTGACGCGCGTCACAGTGGTGGACACGGACCTCCAGGTTGTGTATGACACCTTTGTCAGGCCAGACAACGAGATTGTCGACTATAACACTAG gTTTTCAGGAGTGACCGAGGCTGACCTTGCAGACACGAGCATCTCGCTCCGGGATGTCCAGGCCGTGTTGCTTAGCATGTTCAGCTCAGACACCGTCCTCATCGGTCACAGTCTGGAGAGCGACCTGCTGGCCTTGAAG GTCATCCACAGCACCGTGGTGGACACGTCTGTGTTATTCCCACATCGCCTGGGCCTCCCCTACAAGCGCTCCCTGCGGAATCTCATGGCCGACTACCTCAGACAGATCATCCAGGACAATG TGGACGGGCACAGCTCCAGCGAGGATGCCAGTGCCTGCATGCACCTGGTGATCTGGAAGATCCGAGAAGACGCCAAGACCAAGCGGTGA
- the ATP8B3 gene encoding LOW QUALITY PROTEIN: phospholipid-transporting ATPase IK (The sequence of the model RefSeq protein was modified relative to this genomic sequence to represent the inferred CDS: deleted 1 base in 1 codon) yields MGTGLHQAPRSISAGPEPGHPTPGPGDTNDSDASSNPDGGRRRERVIRAGMGDTAGRREAQRRRQNKNKPGPSEKYELRADGPTSMGSLAYREDLDEEKNSEFTWEVQANNRAYNSQFKEKVFLCWQRRKYKKNIIHTAKYNVFSFLPLNLYEQFQRFSNLYFLLIILLQGIPEISTLPWFTLFTPLVCLLTIRAIRDLVDDIGRHRSDKIVNNRPCQILMGKSFLWRKWKNLHVGDLVCLHKDSIVPADLVLLASTEPSSLCYVETADIDGETNLKFRQAPMITHHELTSIRKIASFQGKVVCEEPNSRMHHFVGCLEWKGKKYPLDSGNILLRGCKVRNTDTCYGLVVYAGFDTKIMKNCGKIHLKRTKIDHLMNRLVVLIFVSMLVVSAVLTFGFWHKVKEFKANHHYVSAVHMRSVAMEAFFIFWGFLILLSVLVPMAMFIMAEFIYLGNSVFINWDEHMYYEPQDLPAKARSTSLNDLLGQVEYIFSDKTGTLTQNIMTFKKCCINGVVYGPEETPGKENPFLWNEFADGKLLFCNAQLLQAVRANQDWRVREFWRVLAICHTVMVQEKNNQLVYQAASPDEEALVTAARNFGYVFLARTQDSITLMELGEECVYQVLAMMDFNSIRKRMSVLVRKPEGSIYLYTKGADTVIYERLQKKGETEWATEEALASFAKETLRTLCLACKEVDEEVYEEWRQRHQEASILLQNRAQALHQVYEEMEQSLQLLGATAIEDRLQDGVLETIKCLKQGNIKVWVLTGDKQETAVNIGFACELLSENMIILEEKEIVRILEVYWENNNNLQGGEKKELPLQFKMALVINGEFLDQLLLSLRKEPRALVQNVNVDPLESWQEPGDERVDFLQARRLSLMWRTLGIQLRSSGLAPQHKDSKTLQSAEERREQAFVELASRCQAVICCRVTPKQKALIVALVKKYQNVVTLAIGDGANDVNMIKTADIGVGVAGQEGMQAVQNSDYVLAQFCFLRRLLLVHGRWSYMRVCKFLRYFLYKTLAGMMVQIWFAFYSGFTAQPLYEGWFLALFNLLYSTLPVLYIGLFEQDVSAEQSLELPELYIAGQKEELFNYWVILQAIAHGTATSLVNFFTTLWVSQDSAGPVSLSDYQSFAVVVALSSLLSITMEVILITKYWTVLSVLAIFLSLCFYVVMTSLTQSMWLFKHSPKNFPFLYTDLNVLSQPPIMLVILLNVSLNTLPMLAFRVIYQALKKPQRKEEVEKVTSEEIIAVEPVPCIRRESPARRSSYAFSHREGYADLITQGTILRRSPGVNSDMLVDHTMPPDEPSGSMKESSWYPRKMSFLGRKRHSHHGKVSSEDMQPPSEVSSLTMDRWSAPHPQPLNKTWPSGSLQEKLPYSPENLPPTEMPLSALESQMTSVESQTLPSSQLSLQSQPAYLPQEKTSLWNIRKLSWKNWPYVWQKEPEPRREGILPVSSSNLSAVMETVPPSAKGSSISEQPMEVEPSPVEREPSPMEWLPEPSGDQAAPDLAEQLPWPLGHQ; encoded by the exons ATGGGCACTGGCCTTCATCAGGCTCCCAGGAGCATCAGCGCAGGCCCTGAGCCAGGCCATCCCACCCCG GGCCCTGGGGACACCAATGACTCAGACGCCAGCA GCAACCCAGATGGGGGAAGACGCAGAGAAAGGGTGATCAGAGCTGGAATGGGGGACACTGCAGGCAGAAGGGAGGCCCAGAGGAGGCGCCAGAACAAGAACAAGCCTGGGCCATCGGAGAAATATGAGCTGAGAGCAGATGG CCCCACCAGCATGGGCAGTCTCGCGTACCGAGAAGACCTTGACGAGGAGAAGAACTCAG AGTTCACCTGGGAGGTGCAGGCCAACAACCGGGCCTACAACAGCCAGTTCAAGGAGAAGGTCTTTCTGTGTTGGCAGAGAAGGAAGTATAAG AAGAACATCATCCACACGGCCAAGTACAATGTCTTCTCCTTCCTGCCCTTGAACCTGTATGAGCAGTTCCAACGCTTTTCCAACCTCTACTTCCTTCTCATCATCCTCCTCCAG GGCATCCCCGAGATCTCCACGCTGCCCTGGTTCACACTGTTCACCCCGCTCGTCTGCCTCCTCACCATCCGGGCCATCCGAGACCTGGTGGATGATATT GGGAGACACAGGAGTGACAAGATCGTCAACAATCGGCCATGCCAGATCCTAATGGGGAAGAG CTTtctgtggagaaaatggaagaatctacatgtgggagacctggtctGTCTGCATAAAGACAGCATTGTCCCG GCTGACTTGGTTTTGCTGGCCAGCACAGAGCCCAGCAGCTTGTGCTATGTGGAGACGGCTGACATCGACGG GGAGACCAACTTGAAGTTCAGGCAGGCCCCAATGATCACGCACCACGAGCTGACCAGTATAAGGAAGATAGCCTCCTTCCAAG GGAAGGTGGTGTGTGAGGAACCCAACAGCCGAATGCACCACTTCGTCGGGTGCCTGGAGTGGAAGGGCAAGAAATACCCCCTGGATAGTGGCAACATCCTCTTGCGAGGCTGCAAGGTCCGGAACACAGACACCTGCTATGGACTGGTCGTCTATGCCG GTTTTGACACAAAAATCATGAAGAACTGTGGCAAGATCCATCTGAAGAGAACCAAGATAGACCATCTGATGAACAGACTGGTGGTCCTG ATCTTTGTGTCCATGTTGGTGGTTTCCGCAGTCCTGACCTTTGGCTTCTGGCACAAGGTGAAGGAGTTCAAGGCCAATCACCACTACGTGTCTGCCGTGCACATGCGCAGTGTGGCTATGGAAGCCTTCTTCATCTTCTGGGGCTTTCTCATCCTGCTCAGCGTCCTGGTGCCCATGGCCATGTTCATTAT GGCCGAATTCATCTACCTGGGGAACAGCGTCTTCATCAACTGGGACGAGCACATGTACTATGAGCCCCAGGACCTGCCCGCCAAAGCGCGAAGCACCAGCCTCAACGACCTGCTGGGCCAGGTGGAGTACATCTTCTCCGACAAGACGGGCACGCTCACCCAGAACATCATGACCTTCAAGAAGTGCTGCATCAACGGAGTTGTCTACG GCCCAGAGGAGACCCCAGGCAAG GAGAACCCCTTCCTCTGGAACGAATTTGCTGATGGGAAGCTGCTATTCTGCAACGCGCAACTCCTGCAGGCTGTGCGGGCCAACCAGGACTGGAGGGTGCGCGAGTTCTGGCGCGTGCTGGCCATTTGCCACACGGTGATGGTGCAGGAGAAGAACA ACCAGCTAGTGTACCAGGCAGCTTCCCCAGACGAGGAGGCACTAGTCACAGCAGCCCGAAATTTTGGCTACGTGTTCCTGGCACGCACGCAGGACAGCATCACCCTGATGGAGCTGGGGGAGGAGTGCGTGTACCAGGTCCTGGCCATGATGGACTTCAACAGCATCCGCAAGCGGATGTCAGTGCTGG TCCGCAAGCCCGAGGGCTCCATCTACCTCTACACCAAAGGGGCTGACACAGTCATCTATGAGCGCCTGCAAAAGAAAGGCGAGACAGAATGGGCCACAGAGGAGGCCTTGGCC TCCTTTGCCAAGGAGACCCTGCGGACATTGTGCCTGGCCTGCAAAGAGGTGGATGAGGAGGTGTACGAGGAGTGGCGGCAGCGGCACCAGGAGGCTAGCATCCTGCTGCAGAACCGTGCCCAGGCCCTGCACCAGGTGTACGAGGAGATGGAGCAGAGCCTTCAG ctcctgggAGCCACAGCCATCGAGGACAGGCTCCAGGACGGTGTCCTCGAAACCATCAAGTGTCTCAAGCAGGGGAACATCAAAGTGTGGGTCCTCACAGGGGACAAGCAAG AGACAGCGGTGAACATTGGTTTTGCCTGCGAGCTGCTCTCAGAGAACATGATCAttctggaggagaaggagatcgT GCGGATCCTCGAGGTCTACTGggagaacaacaacaacctgcaaggtggagaaaagaaagagctTCCCCTGCAGTTCAAGATGGCCTTGGTCATTAACGGGGAGTTCCTG GACCAGCTACTGCTGTCCCTGCGCAAGGAACCCCGAGCCCTGGTCCAGAACGTGAACGTGGACCCGTTGGAGTCCTGGCAGGAGCCAGGAGACGAGAGGGTGGACTTCCTGCAGGCCAGGCGCCTGTCCCTCATGTGGCGGACACTGGGGATCCAGCTGCGGAGCTCAGGGCTGGCGCCCCAGCACAAAGACTCCAAGACCCTCCAGAGCGCTGAGGAGCGGCGGGAGCAGGCCTTCGTGGAGCTGGCCTCCCGATGCCAGGCGGTCATCTGTTGCCGCGTGACGCCCAAGCAGAAGGCCCTGATCGTGGCGCTGGTCAAGAAATACCAGAACGTGGTGACCCTGGCCATCGGAGATGGCGCCAACGATGTCAACATGATCAAGA CTGCAGACATCGGCGTAGGGGTGGCAGGTCAGGAGGGCATGCAGGCAGTGCAGAACAGCGACTACGTGCTGGCCCAGTTCTGCTTCCTGCGGCGGCTGTTGCTGGTGCACGGACGCTGGTCCTACATGCGCGTCTGCAAGTTCCTGCGCTACTTCCTGTACAAGACGCTGGCCGGCATGATGGTCCAGATCTGGTTTGCCTTCTACAGCGGCTTCACTGCCCAG CCTCTGTACGAAGGTTGGTTCCTGGCGCTCTtcaacctgctgtacagcacccTCCCGGTCCTCTATATCGGGCTCTTTGAGCAG GATGTGAGCGCAGAGCAGAGCCTAGAGTTGCCAGAGCTGTACATCGCAGGCCAGAAGGAGGAGCTCTTCAACTACTGGGTCATCCTGCAAGCCATCGCCCACGGCACAGCCACCTCTCTGGTCAACTTCTTCACAACGCTGTGGGTCAGCCAGGACTCAGCTGGGCCTGTCAGCTTAAGTGACTACCAGTCCTTTGCAGTGGTCGTGGCCCTGTCCAGCCTGCTGTCCATCACTATGGAG GTCATCCTAATCACCAAGTACTGGACCGTCCTGTCTGTGCTGGCCATTTTCCTCAGCCTCTGCTTCTACGTGGTCATGACCAGCCTCACCCAGAGCATGTGGCTTTTCAAACACTCCCCCAAGAACTTCCCATTTCTAT ACACTGACCTCAACGTGCTGTCCCAGCCCCCCATCATGCTGGTGATCCTTCTGAATGTGTCACTGAACACCCTGCCTATGCTGGCCTTCCGTGTCATTTACCAAGCCCTCAAGAAGCCACAGCGcaag GAAGAGGTAGAGAAAGTCACAAGTGAGGAGATCATCGCTGTGGAGCCTGTGCCCTGTATCCGTAGGGAGTCACCGGCCCGGCGCTCCAGCTATGCCTTCTCCCATCGGGAGGGCTATGCTGACCTCATCACGCAGGGCACGATTCTGCGGAGGTCACCGGGGGTCAACAGTGACATGCTGGTTGATCACACAATGCCACCTGATGAACCATCTGGGAGCATGAAGGAGTCCTCGTGGTACCCAAGGAAGATGTCATTTCTGGGGAGGAAGAGGCACTCACACCATGGGAAGGTGTCCTCTGAGGACATGCAGCCTCCCTCTGAGGTGAGCTCCTTGACCATGGATAGGTGGTCTGCTCCTCATCCCCAGCCTCTCAACAAAACCTGGCCATCTGGATCTTTACAGGAGAAGTTGCCATATTCTCCTGAGAACCTCCCGCCAACTGAGATGCCACTGTCAGCTCTAGAGAGCCAAATGACCTCTGTTGAGAGCCAGACGCTGCCTTCGAGCCAGCTGTCCCTGCAGAGCCAGCCAGCATACCTGCCACAGGAGAAGACATCCCTCTGGAATATCCGGAAACTGTCCTGGAAGAACTGGCCGTACGTCTGGCAAAAGGAGCCTGAGCCCCGCAGGGAGGGGATATTGCCAGTTTCCAGCTCAAACCTTAGTGCTGTGATGGAAACTGTACCACCAAGTGCAAAAGGATCATCCATCAGTGAGCAGCCAATGGAGGTGGAGCCCTCACCTGTGGAGAGGGAGCCGTCTCCTATGGAGTGGCTGCCAGAGCCCAGTGGGGACCAAGCTGCACCTGATCTGGCAGAGCAGCTTCCCTGGCCCCTGGGGCATCAGTGA